A genomic segment from Gossypium hirsutum isolate 1008001.06 chromosome D04, Gossypium_hirsutum_v2.1, whole genome shotgun sequence encodes:
- the LOC107931581 gene encoding flavonoid 3-O-glucosyltransferase-like (The RefSeq protein has 1 substitution compared to this genomic sequence) has protein sequence MEGYKNASKHIAVLAFPFGTHAAPLLNITRQLSDACPDTMFSFLSTQQSNNSTFSKNHDKIKPFNVWDGLPEGYSFRGNPHEPVDYFLKAVPGSFIKAIDAVVSETGKPVDCLITDAFYAFGADIADELNIPWVAVWMSGPRALFLHLQTDVIRQHVGINNPEDKPLDFSEFSGFRVTDLPNGIASGDIDAPMPALLHKIGVSLSRATAIVANSYEELDNTVVNMLKLRFSMFLNVGPFTLVSISSSTVDDSHGCLDWVSKHEAASVVYISFGSLITPPPHELQALCEALEECEFPFLWSLKGNPEKQLPQGFLERTSSKGKIVPWAPQQQILEHPSVGVFVSHGGWNSVLESINGGVPMICRPFFGDQQLNTRTVEVVWGFALGLEGGTLTKGGAKKALKLILCSQEGKKMREKIRVQKELVCKAVKPNGSSIENFKTLVKLLQHLPPS, from the exons ATGGAAGGCTACAAGAATGCTTCTAAACACATAGCAGTGTTGGCTTTCCCTTTCGGCACCCATGCGGCCCCTCTTCTCAACATTACCCGTCAACTATCAGACGCTTGCCCCGACACCATGTTTTCCTTCCTTAGCACCCAACAATCAAACAACTCAACTTTTAGCAAAAACCATGATAAAATTAAGCCTTTTAATGTATGGGATGGATTACCTGAGGGGTATAGCTTTAGAGGGAATCCTCATGAGCCCGTCGATTATTTCCTTAAGGCAGTTCCTGGGAGTTTTATAAAGGCTATAGATGCTGTTGTGTCTGAAACTGGTAAACCAGTTGATTGTTTGATAACAGATGCATTTTATGCATTTGGGGCTGATATCGCGGACGAGCTGAATATTCCTTGGGTGGCGGTTTGGATGTCTGGCCCTAGGGCACTCTTCCTTCATCTCCAGACCGATGTTATTCGCCAGCATGTAGGAATTAACA ATCCGGAAGACAAACCACTTGATTTTCCTGAATTTTCTGGCTTTCGTGTTACTGACTTACCTAATGGAATAGCCTCTGGAGACATTGATGCCCCCATGCCAGCATTGTTGCATAAAATCGGAGTGTCACTGTCACGCGCCACGGCAATTGTCGCAAATTCATACGAAGAGTTAGATAATACAGTGGTGAACATGCTGAAATTAAGATTCAGTATGTTCCTCAACGTTGGTCCCTTCACTTTGGTATCAATTTCTAGTTCCACAGTGGATGACTCGCATGGGTGCTTGGATTGGGTAAGCAAGCATGAGGCAGCATCGGTGGTATACATCAGCTTTGGAAGCTTGATAACCCCACCACCCCATGAGCTACAAGCATTATGTGAAGCCCTGGAGGAATGTGAGTTTCCATTTCTTTGGTCTTTGAAGGGAAATCCTGAGAAACAACTGCCACAAGGATTCCTGGAAAGAACTAGCTCCAAAGGAAAGATAGTTCCATGGGCTCCTCAGCAACAAATATTGGAACATCCATCAGTTGGGGTTTTTGTAAGTCATGGCGGATGGAATTCAGTCCTGGAAAGTATTAATGGAGGTGTGCCTATGATCTGCAGGCCATTTTTTGGAGACCAACAATTGAACACTCGTACTGTGGAGGTTGTATGGGGATTTGCGTTGGGCTTAGAAGGTGGAACATTGACAAAAGGAGGAGCAAAGAAAGCATTGAAGTTGATATTGTGCAGCCAAGAAGGgaagaaaatgagagagaaaaTTAGAGTTCAAAAAGAGCTGGTTTGCAAGGCTGTTAAACCCAATGGTAGTtctattgaaaatttcaaaacacTGGTGAAACTTCTCCAACACTTACCACCAAGTTGA